In Bacteroides cellulosilyticus, the genomic stretch CAGTTCAATCAGTGCATATCCGATAACAAAGTATTTGGCTTTTATCGGAAACGGCAACGGAAATATGAATAGCGGCTGGTTGGGGAACAACATTCCGAAACCCAGCAAAATGGCATACACGGCTCCTGAAGCTCCTACGGTAACTCCGTTTAAGAGAGCATTCAGATTTGCCATGGGCGGATAGGTGTAATTCATATTATCCCGTATGATTTGAGCGCCTTCCTGATATACGGTATTAATCATCTCCGGACTCATTCCGGTCTTTGCAGCCTGAATGCGTATGTAAGTTACCAGCATGCTGATTAAGCCTGCGCCTATACCACATATCATGTAGTAAGATAAAAAGCGTTTGGGTCCCCATACTTGTTCGAGTATGCGACCAAACATCCATACGGCAAACATGTTAAAGAAAAGGTGCGTAAAACCTCCATGCATGAACATGTATGTGATAAGTTGCGCTATGTTAAAGTCATCGGCAAGAAAGAAATGAAGTCCCAGATAACGGGCTAAATCAAGATGATAACTTTGGGCAACAATGGTCGCAAGAAAGACCAGTACATTAATGATTAATAGGTTCTTAGTAACTGTTGGTATAGCATTCATAATTTATTATTTCGTTCAATAAGTCGCAAAAATACGAATAAATTCTGTTCTATAACAGAAAAACGCCTTTCTATTCTTTATTTTTCGCCAAAATCCAATCTTTTTTTAATGTTTTTATTTGATATTCAGAAATATTGCTCTATTTTTGTAGAGGTTTGTGAACGACTAATGCGGATATCTTTTGTGTAACATATTAATTCTTTAATTTTAGTATTATGAATAAGTCAGAACTTATCAACGCTATGGCAGCAGAGTCCGGTTTGACAAAAACGGATTCTAAGAAAGCATTAGATGCTTTCATGGCAGCAATCACGAAAGCCCTAAAGGCTGGTGACAAAGTATCATTGGTTGGCTTCGGTACGTTCTCTGTATCAGAGAGAGCAGCACGTCAGGGCATTAATCCTTCTACCAAACAGAGTATTACGATTCCTGCAAAGAAAGTTGCTAAGTTTAAACCTGGTATGGAGTTGACTTTGGTCGTCGAATAAAGGAAGGCTATGAATGAAAAATAGAAAAGGAGGCGCTACGAGGTGTCTCCTTTTTTATTATCCGTACAGATGGAGCGCGTAATTCACCAAAATATAGTATCTTTGCGCCCGGAAAATACTTTTAAATCATGAATATAGAAGATAAACTGGTAGCGTCCGTCATCAACGGACTGAAAGCGCTGTATGGACAGGACGTGCCTGCCGCACAGGTGCAACTGCAAAAAACCAAGAAAGAATTTGAGGGACACCTCACGCTGGTAGTTTTTCCTTTCCTGCGCATGTCGAAGAAAGGACCGGAGCAGACAGCACAGGAGATTGGCGAATACCTGAAAGCTAACGAGCCTTCGATAGCCGCATTCAATGTGATCAAAGGTTTCCTGAACCTGACTATCGCTTCTTCCGCCTGGATTGAATTGTTGAATGACATTCATGTTGATAAGCAATACGGTATTGTTGCTGCCACGGATAATTCTCCGTTGGTGATGATCGAATATTCTTCACCCAATACCAACAAGCCACTTCACCTGGGACATGTACGCAATAATCTTCTGGGTAATGCTTTAGCCAACATTGTGATGGCAAATGGCAATAAAGTGGTAAAAACAAATATTGTCAACGATCGTGGTATTCATATTTGTAAGTCCATGCTGGCCTGGTCCAAATATGGTAACGGTGAAACACCCGAATCATCCGGAAAGAAGGGGGACCATTTGGTAGGCGATTATTACGTAGCTTTTGATAAGCACTATAAAGCTGAAGTGAAGGAATTGACGGCTAAATTTCAGTCTGAAGGTGCGACGGAAGAAGAAGCTAAAGCAAAGGCTGAAGCCGCTTCTCCTCTAATGAATGAAGCCCGCGAAATGCTGGTGAAGTGGGAAGCTAATGATCCGGAAGTGCGTGCACTTTGGACTAAAATGAATAACTGGGTGTATGAAGGATTTGATGAAACTTACCGTAAAATGGGTGTAAGTTTTGACAAAATATATTACGAGTCAAATACCTATCTTGAAGGGAAAGAGAAGGTGATAGAGGGCCTTGAAAAGGGGTTCTTCTATAAAAAAGAAGATGGTTCCGTATGGGCTGACCTTACTGCTGAAGGTTTGGATCATAAGTTGCTACTACGTGCTGATGGGACTTCTGTTTATATGACTCAGGATATAGGTACAGCTAAATTACGTTTTGCTGATTATCCTATTGACAAGATGATTTATGTAGTAGGCAACGAACAGAACTATCATTTCCAGGTACTTTCCATCCTGCTTGACAAGCTTGGATTTGAGTGGGGAAAGAGTCTCGTACATTTCTCTTATGGTATGGTGGAATTGCCCGAAGGTAAGATGAAAAGCCGCGAAGGCACAGTGGTAGATGCTGATGATTTGATGGAAGAAATGATTAGTACTGCCAAAGAAACTTCTAATGAATTGGGCAAGCTGGATGGTCTGTCTCAGGAAGAAGCTGACAATATCGCTCGTATTGTTGGTTTGGGCGCCTTGAAATATTTCATCCTCAAGGTAGATGCCCGTAAGAATATGACGTTCAATCCGAAAGAGTCAATTGACTTTAATGGAAATACAGGTCCGTTCATTCAATATACGTATGCGCGTATTCAATCTGTAATGCGTAAGGCTGCTGAAGCCGGTATTGTAATTCCGGCTGAAATTCCTGTTGGTATTGAGTTGAGTGAGAAAGAAGAAGGCCTTATTCAGATGGTAGCCGACTTTGCTGCTGTAGTGAAGCAGGCAGGTGCGGATTACAGTCCCTCTATTATTGCCAACTATACTTATGACCTGGTGAAAGAATACAATCAGTTCTATCATGATTTTAGCATTCTGCGTGAAGAGAATGAGGCTGTGAAAGTTTTCCGTCTCGCTTTGTCGGAAAATATAGCGAAGGTAGTTCGCATCAGCATGGGCTTGCTGGGTATTGAAGTGCCGGATAGAATGTAAAAACAGCTATCTATAAAAATAATCAGCCCCGGAATGTATTGGTCATTCCGGGGCTGATTGCTTTATAATCCTTTTATGCTTTCTTCTTGGTATATTTCCCTCGTTTCGGCTTAGCTGGAGCTGATGCAGCTTTCTCGCTCTGCAATTTGATGATTTCCATGCAGGCGTCCAAGTTTAAATCTTCCGGAACGATATCCTTTGGGATTTTGTAATTACTGCCTTTATAAGCAATGTAAGGGCCATATCTTCCGTTCATGATTTCCAGCTCAGGTTCTTCGTCGAACTTCTTGAGGTGCTTCTTTGCTTCTGCTTCCGCTTTTTCTTTTATTAGTTCCAAAGCCTCTCCCAATTCTATTTCCATCGGATCTACGCCTTTGGGAAGTGAAGTATAAGTCCCGCCGTAGTAGATGTACGGTCCGAAACGTCCGGCATTGACAGTAACCGTTTTACCTTCATGCTCACCAAGGATACGAGGTAACTTAAACAGATCCATTGCTTCCTCTAAAGTGATTGTTTCGATGGATTGACCTTTCTTTAAAGGAGAGAAGCGGGGTTTTTCTTCATCTTCAGCACTTCCAATTTGTACTACAGGGCCAAAACGTCCGATTTTGACGCTTACAGGCTTGCCGCTAACAGGATCATCTCCCAATACGCGTTCTCCTGTTTTGTGTGCATTCTTGGCGGCGAGAGTACTTTCTACAGACGGATGGAAGGTTTTATAGAACGTCTTCATGATAGTCGTCCATTTTGTATCTCCCTCGGCAATCTCGTCAAATTGTTTTTCTACGTTGGCTGTGAAGTTATAATCCATAATGCTGGGGAAATACTGCGTCAGGAAGTCAGTCACTACTGTACCTGTATCTGTAGGTAGCAGTTTTGCTTTTTCTGCTCCGGTGATCTCAGTACGGGTGGCGTCTGTAATCTTATTTTTATTCAGGGTAATTACATTGTACGAACGTTCCTCACCAGTTTTATCTCCTTTTTCTACATACTCACGTTGTTGAACGGTAGAGATCGTAGGCGCATAAGTAGAAGGACGGCCAATGCCTAATTCCTCCAGTTTGCGCACCAAGCTTGCTTCTGTATAGCGGGGTGGATGTTGTGTAAAGCGTTCGGTGGCAGTAATGTTTTGGTACTCTAACTTCTGGCCTTTCTTTAGCGGTGGCAGCAGATGAGTTTCATCTTCCTGTTCCACATCGTCATCATAAGATTCTCTGTATACACGCAGGAAACCGTCGAATTTCACAACTTCTCCCGTGGCACTGAAAGCCTCGGATGTATTGCTTATACTGATGGTTGCTGTTGTCTTTTCCAGTTCGGCATCTGCCATTTGAGAAGCAATGGTACGTTTCCAGATCAGATCGTAGAGTTTCTTTTCTTGTGCACTGCCTTCTATCTGTGCATTCTCCATATATGTGGGACGGATAGCCTCATGCGCTTCTTGTGCTCCTTTGGTCTTGGTGCTGAAGTGGCGTGGATGTACGTATTTGTCTCCCATCATATTGGCAATGGCTTCTTTGCTGCCGTTGATGGCGAGTTCCGATAAGTTTACGGAGTCGGTACGCATATAAGTAATACGTCCTGATTCATACAGCCGTTGGGCTACCATCATCGTTTGTGCTACAGTGAAGCCAAGTTTGCGTGCGGCTTCCTGTTGCAAAGTAGAAGTAGTGAACGGTGCAGCCGGGCTCTTCTTTACCGGACGTGTCGTAATATCTTCAATGGTAAATATTGCCGATTGGCAGCTTTCCAAGAGCTTCTGCGCCTCAGCTTTGGTCTTAAGGCGGCGTGCAAGTTCCGCCTTCATCTCAACGAGTTTTCCGTCAGTGTCGGGAACAAGGAAAACAGCAGTGACTTTATAAGATGCTTCACTTTGGAAAGCATGTATTTCACGTTCGCGCTCTACAATGAGTCGTACGGCTACGGATTGTACACGTCCGGCAGAGAGTGCAGGTTTCACTTTTTTCCATAATACGGGAGAAAGTTCAAAACCTACAATACGGTCAAGAATGCGGCGTGCCTGCTGGGCATTGACAAGATTGATATCAATATTGCGTGGTTGCTCGATAGCTTTCAGTATAGCGGTTTTGGTGATTTCATGGAATACGATACGTTTGGTATGTTCCGGTTCCAGTTTTAATACTTCATACAAGTGCCAGGCGATGGCTTCTCCCTCGCGGTCCTCATCGGAAGCCAACCATACGGTATCAGCGTCTTTTGCTTCAGCTTTCAGTGTCTTAACCAGTGCTTTCTTATCTTCCGGAATTTCATAGTCCGGTTCAAAGTTTTTTTCAACGTCAATGCTGAATTCTTTCTTCTTCAAGTCGCGTATATGACCATAGCTGGAAAGAACCTTAAAATCTTTTCCCAGGAACTTTTCAATTGTTTTTGCTTTTGCCGGTGATTCGACAATGACAAGGTTTTTTGGCATAAATTTCTGTTTTATAGTGGCTCCTGCCACTGAATTTGCCCGCAAAAGTAGAAAAAAACAATTGTTTCCACCTTATAATATGTGGAGAATATATTCTTTTTTAGCAAAAATGACTTTTTTTGCCACGTTGTTTGTTAAAAACGAAAACTCACTCCACCCATGAAATTGATACCTTCTGTGGGATATCCCCAATAATATTGGTAGTCTTTGTTCAATAAATTGTTTGCACGCACATAGATTGATATGCCTTCAAAGACTTCGTAGCTACCGCCAAGGTATAGATTTCCAACCGGATCTACACGCTCGTTGCCTATCTTCTCACGAGTGATGTGCTGATAACCGAGGTTGATCAGGACAGAAGAAACCGGACGAATGTCTACCTTGAAATTTGCTTCGAAAGAAGGCATGTAATAGAGTAGCTGGTCTCCGCTGTTATTTTCTGTTTTAGCAGTTTTCCAGTCACGGTAAACGCCCGAAGCGGTGAAGGAAATAATATCCTTATAGCTGTAGCTGGCTTCGGCGCCTGCATATATGTTATGCATATTTCCTTGGAGCAATTGAAGGTATGAACCGCTATAGTTCGCAATTGCGGCAGAAGCAAGATTATTCTTTAAATCCTGATATCCACCATAAATATTAAACCATAAACCTGTTACTGGACTGGTCTTGAAGCCGAGGGCAGCATTCAGCTGTTCGTAGGTGGCATCCAGTTGTATATTACTCTGACCATAAGGTGAAACCATTTCCAGCCTGCGGAAATCATTAGCCTGTCGTCCGCCTGTAGCCTGGGCGTAGAGAATATAACTGTCAGAGAAGATATATTGGGCTGTCACGTCCGGTGCTACCCGGAATTTCTTGCCAAATCCGAATGCGAAATCCACGTGAGCGCCGAGACGGATTTTCCAGTCTTCGCTTTGATACAGATAATAGGGATTTAATTCCACAGAGGTATAATCTTCAAAAAGATTGTTCTTGTAGAATGTATTGTCCATGGAGAGATCTACTCCAACAAACTGCTCTTCAGAGATCGTTCCCATTGCACCGGCTTTTGTCCGTACCATAACTTCCTGTGCGTCCTGATATTGTATATCGTGTTGGCGTTCGTAGAACATCAGGTTGGTTTCGGCATGAAATTGAAGCGGTAATTCTTCGCTGGTTGATTTTATTCCGAAATGTACATCACCCGACAGGAATTTCTGCTTATTATTTGTGCTGCCGGGCATGAAGTTGAAGTTGCTTAGCCCGAAGTTTCCGGCTACATTTAAGTCCATTTTCCGGAAAGCATGTACATAATCCATGCCCGCATGTGTACGGTAATAACGTGCATCCCATTTATCCTTGGGATCAGGCAGATCTAACTTGCCATCCATGCCGTTCATGTGGAAATTCAGGTTCAGTTTGTCACTGTTAGGCAGGATGAACAGATAATTGGCACGAGCGTCCAGGTTGCCGTAATTGCCATATCCCAGACGGGCGTAGCCGCGTTTGGCTTTATCCTGGCTTTCAGCTCCTGTATACGCCTCCATGGTAGTTGCAGGGATATTTCCCGCAGGTGCGAGTGTGGCATCATATTCCACAGTCTTTTTGCTGGCTGTTGGCGGCATTACCTTGGGCAGTACGTTTACTTTGGAAGCATCTATGATGTCCGGATTATATTCTTGTTCTACCACGACCGTGCGGCTCAGGGTAGTATCTTTAGCTTGCGTTTGGGCTTGCACCCAGTTCGGTATGGTTATAAGTGCCAATGCCCCGAATATATATTGTACCTTTTTCATATTTATAATTGACGAGGTTTTTACTTCAGTTTTTCTAATCTTTCATTAATCATCTGTTCGATGTCATCGTCGGCATGGTAATTCTGTTGCAGGCTCAGCAAGTATTGGCGTGCATCCAGTTTTTTATCCATTGCTACATATACATCCGACAGCAGAACGAAACTTCTTGCCAGCCAGTAAGCGTGTGGTGTGCTCTGATCAATGAAGTTGAGTATTTCCTTTTCAGCAGCAGCGTATTCACCTGCCTTATACAGTTGTTGAGCAACCAGATATTTGGCTTCGGCCCCATAAAGTGTGCGTGTATCCTTAGCCAGTGTCTGAAGGTCGTTCATGGCTTTCTTGTCGGCGCGTTGGTTCAGATAAGCCTTGGCACGGAAATACAGGGCTTCGTTGCGTAGCTCCGGTGTCAATTTGGTTTCGGCAAGCAGGTCGGTGGCAGCAGCGATTGTTTCCACGTCATCCTGCATCAGGGCGGCACTGCGCAGCATTCCTGTTTCTGCAAGCTGTCGGCGTTCGGGAGTGGTAGCTTTTGCTTTCAACTGTCTGTAGTCATTCAATGCCTGGTCAAACTGCTTACGGTTGAACAGGATTTCCGCACGTGCAATGAGTGCTTCCTGTGAATAAGGATTATCTGGATATTCCAGCAGTTTGCCGGCATGTTCCAATACGGCGGCTTCATCCTTCTGTTCTTTGCCAATCACACAAAGATAGTAATGGGCGTTCAGACTGAATGCACCGTTGGGGAAGCTTTGCAGGTAACGGGTAAAGCTTGATTTGGCAGGAGCGATCTCTCTCTTCATATATACCTTTTCTGCGGCGATATAAGTCAGAGAATCCTGCTCACTGGCATCAAAGCGGATTTCTCCCGGCATCTTGGCTGCCAGGGCGGCAAATTCATCTACGCGGTTAGCGTCTACATAGATCGATTTCAGGTCACGCATGGCGAGACGTGCTTCTTCACTACCCGGATACTGGGTTACTACATGCTTGTAAGCATCTATCGCGCGATCATATTCATCGTTTTGGTAATAAAGCAGGCCGATTTCAGCAGCGGCTTTACGGCTGACCGGGCTTTCGGGATATTTATCCAGCAATTCTTTAAATGCTGCGATAGCCTGGCGACTGTTGCTTGTCTGTACATACGAACGGCCTTTTTCGTAAAGAGCATTTACGGTATAGGGTGAAGACGGATATTTGTTTGCCATGCGGTTGAGCAATGCAACCTTACCATCATAATCTTTTTGCAAGCCGGCAACCAAAGCCAGCTGATAGAAAGAATAATCACCTGCAGGAGTTCCCATGTTTTCTGCTTTGGTATAATACTGCTTGGCTTCATCGAAACGGCGTACGTGCAGATAACAGTCACCTATGCGATTGTAAGCATCTGCGAGTGCAGTGGGATTTTCTCCTTTTTCCAGTTGCGTGAATTTCAGGAAACGGTTCTGGGCAAGTGTGTAATCTTTCTCATGAAAAGCTATGTAGGCCAGATTATAGTATGCCAGTGCATAAGTTTCTGTATTTCTGTCCGGAGTAAGATTCAGATATTCACTGAAGTTACTTGCTGCTTCCTGCATCCGGTTCAGACGATAATAAGCTTCTCCTCTCCAATAAATAGCATCCGCCTTGTTTTGCAGATTATATTGTCCCAAGGCTACAGATTGGTTAAAGTAACCGATAGCTTCCTGGAATTGTGCATTGGCAAAAGACTGTGTACCGAGATGGAACAAGATTTTCTGTTTCGCCTCCAGAATTGCAGTGCTCGGGTGAGTGATTCGTTCGATGGATTTCAAGGCGGCTTCGTAACTGCGGGTATTCATGTATACCTCTACCAGATAACTGCTGACTTTGTCTACATATTGGGAGTTCGGGAATTCATTAAGGAATTTCTCGAAAACAGTAACAGATTCACCGAAAGCGGAATAGGAGGTTTCGTGAATACAAAGGGCGTAATTGTAAGCAGCCTGCTCTTTGACTTGCATATCTGCATTGGAGGCAGCAGCTTGCTCAAATGCCATGCGTGCCTTGTTCTTATCTGACATTTGCAGATAAGCCAACCCCATGTGCAGATAGGCATTTTGTGCCAATGCGTCATTTTCAGCGGTTACTTCACCGAGGGTATTGGCCGCTTTGGAGTATACACCGCAGTTGTAGTACGAAAGTCCCAGCATATAGAGTGCATCCCGACGGGGGGCAGCCTCTTTATTGTTTTCCAGATACTTTTCAAATGCCTCCATGGCTTCGTGATACTTTCCGAAGTGATAGTCGGCATCACCGAGAACGCGGTACATTTCAGCTGTATATTCATTATTCGGGTAGGCGGACAGATAATTCTGCGCTACTATTTCCGCTTTATCATAATTCTTTTTAATCAGGTAAATCTCTGCAATATAATAAGGTGCAAGCGCTTTGTATTTGGCGTTATCCTGTAAAGACAGGAAACCGGTCATTGCTTCGTCATAACGTTGCTGGGTGTAGCGGATATAAGAAATGTAGTATGTGCAATCGGCTGCATACTTTTTACTGGTGCTACGGAGAGTTTCGAACCATATGGCAGCTTCTTTCACATTACCTGTTTTCAAATAACAGGTTGCCAGACGGTACGTCATATCGTCGCGTTCTTCATTTCCCAACAGATCGAGACGGGCAGAATTGAACATAGCCATGGCTTCATCATATTTTCCTTCGAAGAAATATACGGATGCCATAAGTGCATAAATGCGATTGGCATAGGGGGTATCGGGATATTCATCCAGATAGGCCTGCAATTTGTCTAAACTTTTAAGGTCTTTTAGTTCGTAGGCAGCACATACCAGCATATACTCGGCTTCCATCCGTTCGCCTGTGACAGGCAGGGGCTTGCCTTCTGCATCTATCTGGCGTACGAATGCTTGCAACGGTGGGATGGCAGCTGCATACGCTTTTTGTTGGAACAGTGACTGTCCTTCCTGGTAAAGTCGTTGAGGGGAAGTGATATTCTCGCTGGTCTGTGCCGTAGCGAGCAAAGGTGCACAGCAGAGTGCCGTGCATAGTATTCGGGAGAGTTTATTCTTCATAATGCAACGCGTTTTTACAAAAGTACGGGTTTTAAGTCGAATTTGTTACACTTGTTTGGCTTTTTTAGGAATGGTGAGAAATAAATAGCATCTTTTCATTCTCCTATTGGGGAAATATTTTTTGCCAATAGGAGAAAAAAAACTTCTTATTTGAGTCATTTTTCCTTTTCTTTCAGGAATATTTCTAATCCTTTCCGGATTGAACCTAGTCCGAAATCTTCTGTATGTATATCTTTTAGCGGCAGGAAAAAAACATCTGCCGCGTCATCCATGGCTTTGTAATGCAATGTATCGGTGACTGAGCACCGGAAAAACTGATCCAGTGTGTGGACAGTAAAATCGGAATACACATATATATTAGGCAAGGAAAAGAGATATTCCGCCTTTTCCACTTTCATTCCTGTCTCTTCTTTTACTTCACGCGTAACTCCTTCTTCTCCGGTTTCCGCCATGTCGATGAAACCACCAGGCAAATCCAGTGTTCCTTTGGCGGGGTCTTTGGCACGGCGGCATACCAACAGTTCGTTCCGTTCATTCATTATCAGTGCCACGGTGGCAGCGGATGGGTTGAAATAATAGACGAATCCACAGTCGGCACAGCGTTTGGACTTTTCATTGTTGATATCAAAATGTGCGGAGCCACACTTGGGGCAGTATTTGAATTGGGATAGGGGATGTTCCATAAATGGTTAAATATTAGGTTTAGAATGATGTATTACTGAACTACTGATTTTTAATTGATACCTTTATCGAGTATACTTGATACGCCACTCAATCAGATTTACAATCCGTTGGGACGGGGCTCTATCTTAAGGTTCTGGAAATTAATTTGATCTTCCATCTAATAATAAGAGAATTCGCTCACCTGGCCCAGATATTTTATACGTTTGTTTAGGACTTGTTCTTCTATTTGGGAAT encodes the following:
- a CDS encoding rhomboid family intramembrane serine protease; the encoded protein is MNAIPTVTKNLLIINVLVFLATIVAQSYHLDLARYLGLHFFLADDFNIAQLITYMFMHGGFTHLFFNMFAVWMFGRILEQVWGPKRFLSYYMICGIGAGLISMLVTYIRIQAAKTGMSPEMINTVYQEGAQIIRDNMNYTYPPMANLNALLNGVTVGASGAVYAILLGFGMLFPNQPLFIFPLPFPIKAKYFVIGYALIELYAGFANNPNDNVAHFAHLGGMIFGFILIMYWRKKDRGNGYYYN
- a CDS encoding HU family DNA-binding protein, which codes for MNKSELINAMAAESGLTKTDSKKALDAFMAAITKALKAGDKVSLVGFGTFSVSERAARQGINPSTKQSITIPAKKVAKFKPGMELTLVVE
- the argS gene encoding arginine--tRNA ligase; its protein translation is MNIEDKLVASVINGLKALYGQDVPAAQVQLQKTKKEFEGHLTLVVFPFLRMSKKGPEQTAQEIGEYLKANEPSIAAFNVIKGFLNLTIASSAWIELLNDIHVDKQYGIVAATDNSPLVMIEYSSPNTNKPLHLGHVRNNLLGNALANIVMANGNKVVKTNIVNDRGIHICKSMLAWSKYGNGETPESSGKKGDHLVGDYYVAFDKHYKAEVKELTAKFQSEGATEEEAKAKAEAASPLMNEAREMLVKWEANDPEVRALWTKMNNWVYEGFDETYRKMGVSFDKIYYESNTYLEGKEKVIEGLEKGFFYKKEDGSVWADLTAEGLDHKLLLRADGTSVYMTQDIGTAKLRFADYPIDKMIYVVGNEQNYHFQVLSILLDKLGFEWGKSLVHFSYGMVELPEGKMKSREGTVVDADDLMEEMISTAKETSNELGKLDGLSQEEADNIARIVGLGALKYFILKVDARKNMTFNPKESIDFNGNTGPFIQYTYARIQSVMRKAAEAGIVIPAEIPVGIELSEKEEGLIQMVADFAAVVKQAGADYSPSIIANYTYDLVKEYNQFYHDFSILREENEAVKVFRLALSENIAKVVRISMGLLGIEVPDRM
- the topA gene encoding type I DNA topoisomerase, with the translated sequence MPKNLVIVESPAKAKTIEKFLGKDFKVLSSYGHIRDLKKKEFSIDVEKNFEPDYEIPEDKKALVKTLKAEAKDADTVWLASDEDREGEAIAWHLYEVLKLEPEHTKRIVFHEITKTAILKAIEQPRNIDINLVNAQQARRILDRIVGFELSPVLWKKVKPALSAGRVQSVAVRLIVEREREIHAFQSEASYKVTAVFLVPDTDGKLVEMKAELARRLKTKAEAQKLLESCQSAIFTIEDITTRPVKKSPAAPFTTSTLQQEAARKLGFTVAQTMMVAQRLYESGRITYMRTDSVNLSELAINGSKEAIANMMGDKYVHPRHFSTKTKGAQEAHEAIRPTYMENAQIEGSAQEKKLYDLIWKRTIASQMADAELEKTTATISISNTSEAFSATGEVVKFDGFLRVYRESYDDDVEQEDETHLLPPLKKGQKLEYQNITATERFTQHPPRYTEASLVRKLEELGIGRPSTYAPTISTVQQREYVEKGDKTGEERSYNVITLNKNKITDATRTEITGAEKAKLLPTDTGTVVTDFLTQYFPSIMDYNFTANVEKQFDEIAEGDTKWTTIMKTFYKTFHPSVESTLAAKNAHKTGERVLGDDPVSGKPVSVKIGRFGPVVQIGSAEDEEKPRFSPLKKGQSIETITLEEAMDLFKLPRILGEHEGKTVTVNAGRFGPYIYYGGTYTSLPKGVDPMEIELGEALELIKEKAEAEAKKHLKKFDEEPELEIMNGRYGPYIAYKGSNYKIPKDIVPEDLNLDACMEIIKLQSEKAASAPAKPKRGKYTKKKA
- a CDS encoding TonB-dependent receptor, whose product is MKKVQYIFGALALITIPNWVQAQTQAKDTTLSRTVVVEQEYNPDIIDASKVNVLPKVMPPTASKKTVEYDATLAPAGNIPATTMEAYTGAESQDKAKRGYARLGYGNYGNLDARANYLFILPNSDKLNLNFHMNGMDGKLDLPDPKDKWDARYYRTHAGMDYVHAFRKMDLNVAGNFGLSNFNFMPGSTNNKQKFLSGDVHFGIKSTSEELPLQFHAETNLMFYERQHDIQYQDAQEVMVRTKAGAMGTISEEQFVGVDLSMDNTFYKNNLFEDYTSVELNPYYLYQSEDWKIRLGAHVDFAFGFGKKFRVAPDVTAQYIFSDSYILYAQATGGRQANDFRRLEMVSPYGQSNIQLDATYEQLNAALGFKTSPVTGLWFNIYGGYQDLKNNLASAAIANYSGSYLQLLQGNMHNIYAGAEASYSYKDIISFTASGVYRDWKTAKTENNSGDQLLYYMPSFEANFKVDIRPVSSVLINLGYQHITREKIGNERVDPVGNLYLGGSYEVFEGISIYVRANNLLNKDYQYYWGYPTEGINFMGGVSFRF
- a CDS encoding tetratricopeptide repeat protein; its protein translation is MKNKLSRILCTALCCAPLLATAQTSENITSPQRLYQEGQSLFQQKAYAAAIPPLQAFVRQIDAEGKPLPVTGERMEAEYMLVCAAYELKDLKSLDKLQAYLDEYPDTPYANRIYALMASVYFFEGKYDEAMAMFNSARLDLLGNEERDDMTYRLATCYLKTGNVKEAAIWFETLRSTSKKYAADCTYYISYIRYTQQRYDEAMTGFLSLQDNAKYKALAPYYIAEIYLIKKNYDKAEIVAQNYLSAYPNNEYTAEMYRVLGDADYHFGKYHEAMEAFEKYLENNKEAAPRRDALYMLGLSYYNCGVYSKAANTLGEVTAENDALAQNAYLHMGLAYLQMSDKNKARMAFEQAAASNADMQVKEQAAYNYALCIHETSYSAFGESVTVFEKFLNEFPNSQYVDKVSSYLVEVYMNTRSYEAALKSIERITHPSTAILEAKQKILFHLGTQSFANAQFQEAIGYFNQSVALGQYNLQNKADAIYWRGEAYYRLNRMQEAASNFSEYLNLTPDRNTETYALAYYNLAYIAFHEKDYTLAQNRFLKFTQLEKGENPTALADAYNRIGDCYLHVRRFDEAKQYYTKAENMGTPAGDYSFYQLALVAGLQKDYDGKVALLNRMANKYPSSPYTVNALYEKGRSYVQTSNSRQAIAAFKELLDKYPESPVSRKAAAEIGLLYYQNDEYDRAIDAYKHVVTQYPGSEEARLAMRDLKSIYVDANRVDEFAALAAKMPGEIRFDASEQDSLTYIAAEKVYMKREIAPAKSSFTRYLQSFPNGAFSLNAHYYLCVIGKEQKDEAAVLEHAGKLLEYPDNPYSQEALIARAEILFNRKQFDQALNDYRQLKAKATTPERRQLAETGMLRSAALMQDDVETIAAATDLLAETKLTPELRNEALYFRAKAYLNQRADKKAMNDLQTLAKDTRTLYGAEAKYLVAQQLYKAGEYAAAEKEILNFIDQSTPHAYWLARSFVLLSDVYVAMDKKLDARQYLLSLQQNYHADDDIEQMINERLEKLK
- a CDS encoding NUDIX domain-containing protein; the protein is MEHPLSQFKYCPKCGSAHFDINNEKSKRCADCGFVYYFNPSAATVALIMNERNELLVCRRAKDPAKGTLDLPGGFIDMAETGEEGVTREVKEETGMKVEKAEYLFSLPNIYVYSDFTVHTLDQFFRCSVTDTLHYKAMDDAADVFFLPLKDIHTEDFGLGSIRKGLEIFLKEKEK